The sequence CTGGTGAGCCGGTCGGCAGCGCTGAGACCCGCGAAGCCCGCACCGACGATCACGACGTCGACAGAGGTGGTCCCGGGGGCGTTCTCAGGGGATCTCGACATGGTGTGCTCCTTCGCTCACCCGGTCCGCGTGGTGGGTGATGTAGTGGGTGAGGGGGTCGACCAGGGCCTCGGGGACGTGGTGCCCCATGCCGGGGATGACGACGTGCTGTGCGGAGCGGATCGCTGCCACGGTCGCGGCGCCGCCGCTGGGGTGCACCATCAGGTCTCGATCGCCGTTGATGACCAGCGTCGGGGCGGTGATCCTGCTCAGCTGGGTGGTGCGGTCCCCGGATCGCTGGATGGCCTGGATCTGCCGGGCCACGCCTGCGGCCGGGTCGCCCGCGCTGCGATCCCAGCCCCGCGCGGCGATCGCCGCTTCCGCCGCGTCGTCGATGGGGTACGCCGTCCCTGCGACGTGCTGGGTGATGCGCAGGTGGGCACGCACCGCGTCCGTTCGCGTCCTCGCCTCGGGAGCAACAACGAGGAGGCGGATGGTCGATTTCGCGGGCTTGCCCACCTGCGTCGATCCGGTGGTCGAGTAGATCGACGTCAGCGAGCAGACGCGCCGGGGCTCCGTGGCGGCGACGGTCTGGGCGATCATGCCGCCCATCGATCGGCCGACCAGATGGGCCCGGTCGATGTCCAGGTGGTCGAGGACCCCGAGGCAGTCCCGGGCCATGTCGGCCAACGTGTAGGCATCGGCACGGGGACGGGCCAGAACCTGCCGCCAGATCGCTGGCGGGGGCGTCGTCATGAAGCTGGACTGGCCGACGTCGCGGTTGTCCATCGTGACCACGCGGTAGCCGCGAGAGACCAATGACCGGATGAACGACGTACCCCAGAAGGTCTGGTCCTCACCCAGCCCGGCGATCAGGAGGATCACCGGGTCGTCGTGGGTGCCGTGGTCGCGGAAGCAGATGGTGACCCCGGTCGGGAGGGTCGTGTACTGGTCGACGCTCGAGGCGTCGGTCTGCTCAGGCATGCGTCGGCCTCCGCTCCTGGGGGGCCCGTGGGACGGCGCGGGCGGTGCCGAGTTCCAGGTGCTCATCGGCGACGGACCCGCGCAGCGCCTTGGCGTCCTCCTGGTAGGACATCGCCATCCGCCACGGCGACGAGGGCCCCTGCTTCGGGAGGAACGGTGCACCGCGCTTGGCGTAGCCGGACTGGAGATCCATCACTGGCCGTTGCTCCATGCCCGGCGGTGGGACTGGAACGGCGTAGTCGTGCCCGTGCGCGTCCATGTGCTTGACCAAGTCGATGAAGTAGCGGCACATCAGGCTCACCTTGAGCGTCCACGACGACGTCGTGTAGCCGATCGCCATCGCCCAATTGGGGATCCCGCTCAGCAACATCCCGCGGTAGGCCAAGGACTCGGAGATGTCGACCTCACGGCCGTCGACCACGATCGGCATGCCGCCGAAGAGCTGCATGTTCAGCCCCGTCGCGGTGACGATGATGTCCGCCTCCAGCTCCTCGCCGGACTCCAGCACGATGCCGCGTTCGCTGAACCGCACGATGCTGTCGGTGACGATCGAGGCGTCGCCGGCCTTGATGGCGTCGAAGAAGTCACCGTCGGGCGCGAGGCACAACCGCTGGTCCCACGGGTCGTACGGCGGGTTGAAGTGCTTGTCGACGTCGAAGCCCTGGGGGAGCCGTTTGCGGTTCTCGCGCCGGATGAAGCGACGCCCCGCCCTGGGGAAGCGTCGCAGTCCCTTGACGATGGCTCGCTCGACCCAGATGTTCTTGAACCGGGTGGCGGCGTAGCCCCGCTTCTCGCCCAACAGTTTCGTGAGCGTGAGCGCGAGGCCGTCCACGCGCGGCATGGCCATGATGTACGTCGGCGTGCGCTGCAACATCGTCACGTGCTCGGCAGCGTGCTCGCCGGTGAGCATCGCGGGCACCATGGTGACCGCGGTCGCCCCGCTGCCGATGATGACGACTCGCTTGCCGGTGTAGTCGAGGTCTTCGGGCCAGTGCTGGGGGTGCACCACCGTCCCCTCGAAGTCATCGCGGCCCGGGAAATCGGGCGCGTAGCCCTCGTCGTACCGGTAGTAGCCGGTCGCGGCGAACACCCACCCGGCGCGGATCGTCTTCACGGTGGTCGAGCCCGTGCTGGGGTCAGTGGTCTCGACGCTGAGGGTCCACCTCGAGTCCGCCGAGGACCACTCCGACCGCACGACACGGTGACCGAACCGGATGAGCCGATCCAGGTCGTTCTCCTCGACCGTCTCCTGCAGGTACTCCCGGATCAGCGGCGCATCGGCGATCGCGCTCTCGTGGCGCCACGGCTTGAACTCGTAGCCAAAGGTGTGGAGGTCGGAGTCGGAACGGATGCCCGGGTAGCGGAAGAGATCCCACGTGCCGCCGATGTTGTCACGCCCCTCGAGCACGACGAGGGTCTTCTCGGGCAGCTCCCGGCTGAAGTACGTCGCTGCGCCGATCCCGGAGATCCCCGCTCCGATGACGACGACGTCGAACTCCTCGACTGCGTCTGACCTCTCAGTCGTCATGACTGCCAACTCCTCGCTGTTGTGGGTGACCGCTGCCTCCCACTGTCGACAGCCCATGACGTCGGTCACAACGACAACCTGCACCTGCCTTGGTCGAGGTGGGTGCAGGTTGTCGTTGTGGCAGAGGTCACTCGATCGCAACCGTGGGGCGATCAGAACCAGACGGCCGCCACACCGGGCGCGGCCACGACCGAAGGACCACGACCATGAAGGACCTACTCTTCCTGGCGGCCGATCTCCTGCTGATCTTCGCCGGCTTCTACTACGGATTGAGGTTCCTGCGGATCTACCGCAACCACCTCTTGGCACTCGAGTGGCTGGTGGTGGGAACCTCAGCAACCAACTTCCTGCTTTGGTCCCTGCTCAGCGGTTCCGAGAACAGCCCCTTCTACGACATCGCGTACGCCCTGGACGCCTTCTCGCGCTCCTTCGGCATCACGCTGATCCTGGTGCTGGGGTTGCTGACCGTGACCCACCGCTACCGACCGCCAGTGGCGGTCGAGGTCGGTGTCACCCTGCTGGCCGTGACGGGCGGCATCGTCCTGGGCGGCCTCCACAGCGACACCGACGTGAACCTTGGACTCGCGGTCTTCTACGTCGTGATGAACCTGCTCACCACGTGCTTCCTGGCCTACTTCGCGTGGCGGCTGTGGCGGATCGGCGCGGCCAAGCAGGCGGTCTGGACTGCGTTGGTCACCGCCGCAGCCTGCTTCATCGCGATCACCTACGACTTCTTCCCGTTCTCCTTCGACGACGAGAACCGCACGATCTTCTACACCGCCGCACTGGCGACGTGGGGAGCTCAGGGCATCGCCTACTTCCACGCCTACCGCGCGATGCACGAACACAACGTGGCGACCGATGCCGCCTCAACCGAAACGGTGGGGACGACCTCATGAAGACCGACGGCACGACGTACACCAACTTCACCGGATGGATCGACCGGCCGGAGGACCTGCAGCCCGCGCTCCACCGGGACCTCACCTGTGACATCGCGATCATCGGGGGCGGCA comes from Nocardioides panacisoli and encodes:
- a CDS encoding alpha/beta fold hydrolase, giving the protein MPEQTDASSVDQYTTLPTGVTICFRDHGTHDDPVILLIAGLGEDQTFWGTSFIRSLVSRGYRVVTMDNRDVGQSSFMTTPPPAIWRQVLARPRADAYTLADMARDCLGVLDHLDIDRAHLVGRSMGGMIAQTVAATEPRRVCSLTSIYSTTGSTQVGKPAKSTIRLLVVAPEARTRTDAVRAHLRITQHVAGTAYPIDDAAEAAIAARGWDRSAGDPAAGVARQIQAIQRSGDRTTQLSRITAPTLVINGDRDLMVHPSGGAATVAAIRSAQHVVIPGMGHHVPEALVDPLTHYITHHADRVSEGAHHVEIP
- a CDS encoding flavin-containing monooxygenase; this translates as MTTERSDAVEEFDVVVIGAGISGIGAATYFSRELPEKTLVVLEGRDNIGGTWDLFRYPGIRSDSDLHTFGYEFKPWRHESAIADAPLIREYLQETVEENDLDRLIRFGHRVVRSEWSSADSRWTLSVETTDPSTGSTTVKTIRAGWVFAATGYYRYDEGYAPDFPGRDDFEGTVVHPQHWPEDLDYTGKRVVIIGSGATAVTMVPAMLTGEHAAEHVTMLQRTPTYIMAMPRVDGLALTLTKLLGEKRGYAATRFKNIWVERAIVKGLRRFPRAGRRFIRRENRKRLPQGFDVDKHFNPPYDPWDQRLCLAPDGDFFDAIKAGDASIVTDSIVRFSERGIVLESGEELEADIIVTATGLNMQLFGGMPIVVDGREVDISESLAYRGMLLSGIPNWAMAIGYTTSSWTLKVSLMCRYFIDLVKHMDAHGHDYAVPVPPPGMEQRPVMDLQSGYAKRGAPFLPKQGPSSPWRMAMSYQEDAKALRGSVADEHLELGTARAVPRAPQERRPTHA